The following coding sequences lie in one Mycobacterium sp. DL440 genomic window:
- a CDS encoding ABC transporter ATP-binding protein encodes MRLILELIRPYRFQIAGIFAVLLVQIATGLAAPWPLKVVLDSVVGHHPLPGWLHGLLQPVLGGEGKMHIAGLAAIMVLVIAVVAAIASYVSNYLTETVGQRIGNDLRTRAYHHLQQLSLNYFDTHRVGPILSTLTDDVDTIQGFASSSTLGIATDLLTIVGMLAMMLWLQWDFTLIALAVAPLLLLFVSRIRKAVKAATHEVRRRESDIVAVAEEGLQSIRVVKAFDREDMQERELAMAGQQAVDAALNARRVKSVVSPIVGVVVAACTAVVLWRGSALILAGAMTAGTLTVFISYLASFFKPVQDLAKLTNTIAMASVGVDRVNALLTAETSVEEKPDAIDAPRIKGAISFERVAFSYDSATPVLRDVTFEVEPGQLVGVVGHTGSGKSSLVSLIPRFYDPSMGTVRVDGVDLRDYKLHELRRQIAYVLQDTVLFRGTIRDNIAFGRPDADHDEIVEMAKLANAHEFISEMPQGYDSPVGERGLTLSGGQRQRIGIARALIRDSPILILDEPTAALDAESERLVMSALQRLMKDRTVITIAHRLSTIRDANKIVVLEEGRVVEQGTHSALLTAGGRYADLHRIQYEDEPS; translated from the coding sequence ATGAGACTGATTCTTGAGCTGATCCGTCCGTACCGGTTTCAGATCGCCGGAATCTTTGCGGTGCTGCTGGTGCAGATCGCCACGGGCCTGGCCGCGCCCTGGCCGTTGAAGGTTGTGCTGGACAGCGTCGTCGGCCACCATCCGCTGCCGGGATGGCTGCACGGTCTGCTGCAGCCGGTGCTGGGTGGCGAAGGCAAGATGCACATCGCCGGTCTCGCCGCGATCATGGTCCTCGTCATCGCCGTGGTGGCAGCGATCGCGTCGTATGTCTCCAACTACCTGACCGAAACGGTCGGCCAGCGCATCGGCAACGACCTGCGCACCCGCGCCTACCACCACCTGCAGCAGTTGTCCCTCAACTACTTCGACACCCACCGCGTCGGTCCCATCTTGAGCACGCTCACCGACGACGTCGACACCATCCAGGGCTTCGCGTCGTCCTCGACCCTGGGGATCGCCACCGATCTGCTGACCATCGTGGGCATGTTGGCCATGATGTTGTGGCTGCAGTGGGACTTCACGCTGATCGCGCTCGCCGTGGCGCCTCTTCTGCTGTTGTTCGTGTCCCGGATCCGTAAGGCCGTCAAGGCGGCGACCCACGAAGTGCGCAGACGGGAATCCGACATCGTCGCGGTCGCGGAGGAGGGCCTGCAGTCCATCCGCGTGGTCAAGGCGTTCGATCGCGAGGACATGCAGGAGCGTGAGTTGGCGATGGCCGGCCAGCAGGCCGTCGATGCCGCGCTCAACGCTCGGCGCGTGAAATCGGTGGTGTCACCGATCGTCGGCGTTGTGGTGGCCGCTTGTACCGCGGTGGTGTTGTGGCGGGGGTCGGCGCTCATCCTCGCGGGAGCGATGACGGCGGGCACGCTGACCGTGTTCATCTCGTACCTCGCGTCGTTCTTCAAACCCGTACAGGATCTGGCCAAACTCACCAACACCATCGCGATGGCCTCGGTGGGGGTGGATCGCGTCAACGCCCTGCTCACCGCGGAGACGTCGGTCGAGGAAAAGCCTGACGCGATCGATGCGCCGCGCATCAAGGGTGCGATCAGCTTCGAGCGGGTGGCGTTCAGCTACGACAGCGCGACGCCCGTCCTGCGCGATGTCACCTTCGAGGTGGAACCGGGCCAGCTCGTCGGTGTCGTCGGGCACACCGGAAGCGGCAAATCCAGTCTGGTCAGCCTGATTCCGCGATTCTACGACCCGAGCATGGGCACCGTCCGCGTCGACGGAGTCGATCTGCGCGACTACAAACTCCACGAACTCCGCCGCCAGATCGCCTACGTATTGCAGGACACGGTCCTGTTCCGGGGCACCATCCGTGACAACATCGCCTTCGGTCGGCCCGACGCCGACCATGACGAGATCGTCGAGATGGCCAAACTGGCCAATGCCCACGAGTTCATCTCCGAGATGCCGCAGGGCTACGACAGCCCGGTCGGCGAGCGCGGCCTCACCCTCTCGGGCGGTCAGCGTCAGCGCATCGGCATCGCCCGTGCCCTCATCCGGGACAGCCCGATCCTCATCCTCGACGAACCGACCGCGGCCCTCGACGCGGAGTCCGAGCGCCTGGTGATGTCCGCGCTGCAGCGATTGATGAAGGACCGCACAGTCATCACGATTGCCCACCGGCTCAGCACAATTCGTGACGCGAACAAGATCGTCGTGCTCGAGGAGGGCCGGGTTGTCGAACAGGGCACGCACAGCGCGTTACTGACCGCGGGCGGCAGATATGCCGACCTGCACCGCATCCAATACGAGGACGAGCCATCGTGA
- the deoC gene encoding deoxyribose-phosphate aldolase: protein MTNTPPTTTEVAAMIDHTLLKPEATGSDVEALIAEAVELGTYSVCVSPSMLPVDVPSGSRLKVAAVCGFPSGKHSSAVKAAEAAEAVRHGADEIDMVIDIGAAKERAFDRVEADIAAVRAAVPAPTVLKVIIESAALTDNEIVGACRAAVAARADFVKTSTGFHPTGGASVPAVELMYRTVRDAGLAVKASGGVRTLEQAQAMIAAGASRLGVSGSRALLNAAEAEGNSGY from the coding sequence ATGACCAACACACCGCCGACCACCACCGAGGTCGCCGCGATGATCGACCACACCCTGCTCAAGCCCGAGGCCACCGGGTCTGACGTCGAAGCCCTCATTGCCGAAGCGGTGGAGCTTGGCACCTACTCGGTGTGTGTGTCACCGTCGATGCTGCCGGTCGACGTCCCTTCCGGATCCAGGCTCAAAGTTGCTGCGGTGTGCGGCTTCCCGAGCGGGAAACACAGCTCGGCGGTGAAGGCCGCCGAAGCTGCCGAAGCGGTGCGCCACGGCGCCGACGAGATCGACATGGTGATCGACATCGGAGCTGCCAAGGAACGCGCATTTGACCGCGTCGAAGCTGACATCGCCGCAGTGCGTGCCGCCGTACCCGCGCCGACAGTATTGAAAGTCATCATCGAGTCGGCCGCCCTGACCGACAACGAGATCGTCGGGGCATGCCGGGCGGCCGTCGCTGCCCGCGCCGACTTCGTCAAGACGTCAACGGGTTTCCATCCGACCGGCGGTGCGAGCGTTCCCGCGGTCGAGCTGATGTACCGGACCGTCCGCGATGCCGGACTCGCGGTGAAGGCGTCCGGTGGTGTGCGCACCCTGGAGCAGGCACAGGCCATGATCGCCGCAGGTGCTTCGCGGCTGGGTGTGTCAGGCTCAAGGGCGCTGCTGAACGCGGCCGAGGCCGAAGGGAATTCCGGCTACTGA
- the tpiA gene encoding triose-phosphate isomerase — MARKPLIAGNWKMNLNHFEAIALVQKIAFALPDKYFDKVDVTVIPPFTDLRSVQTLVDGDKLRLTYGAQDVSKHDSGAYTGEISGAFLAKLGCSFAVVGHSERRTYHGETDELVAAKAAAAFKHGITPIICIGEQLEVREAGNHVEFNVNSLRGSLAGLTAEQIGQAVIAYEPVWAIGTGRVASAADAQEVCKAIRAELGNLASPQLAAGVRVLYGGSVNAKNVGEIVAQGDVDGALVGGASLDGEQFATLSAIAAGGPLP; from the coding sequence ATGGCCCGTAAGCCACTCATCGCCGGCAACTGGAAGATGAACCTCAACCACTTCGAGGCCATCGCATTGGTGCAGAAGATCGCATTCGCCTTGCCGGACAAGTACTTCGACAAGGTGGATGTGACCGTCATCCCGCCGTTCACCGATCTGCGCAGTGTGCAGACCCTGGTCGACGGCGACAAGCTACGGCTCACCTACGGTGCCCAGGACGTGTCCAAGCACGATTCGGGGGCCTACACCGGCGAGATCAGCGGGGCATTCCTGGCCAAGCTCGGATGCAGCTTCGCGGTGGTGGGGCACTCCGAGCGGCGTACCTACCACGGTGAAACCGATGAGCTGGTGGCGGCCAAGGCCGCCGCGGCGTTCAAGCACGGCATCACGCCGATCATCTGTATCGGTGAGCAGCTTGAGGTGCGCGAGGCGGGCAATCACGTCGAGTTCAACGTGAACTCCTTGCGCGGGTCGCTGGCCGGGCTGACTGCGGAGCAGATCGGTCAGGCCGTCATCGCCTACGAGCCGGTGTGGGCCATCGGCACTGGCCGGGTGGCCAGCGCCGCCGATGCCCAGGAAGTCTGCAAGGCCATTCGCGCCGAGCTGGGGAACCTGGCGTCGCCGCAGCTCGCGGCCGGTGTCCGGGTGCTCTATGGCGGGTCGGTGAACGCCAAGAACGTCGGCGAGATCGTGGCGCAGGGCGACGTCGACGGTGCATTGGTCGGTGGAGCTTCGCTGGACGGCGAGCAGTTCGCGACTTTGTCGGCCATCGCCGCGGGCGGACCGCTGCCGTAA
- a CDS encoding ABC transporter permease: MTDLLQEPAPPAPSAPAGTARTRRQNIIVRFNLLFIFVALFAVASVTAPQFLTSQNLANLLQQSSLTGIVAIGMTVVILTSGIDLSVGSVAALSGMLVAILIGFGIAWPVAMALAILSGLALGGIMGGLSAYLALPAFMVTLAGMQSIRGLTFLTTNGTPTTAEIPVGLRFLGAGSVAGIPVVGLIFVATTVIVGLVLRRTTFGEHIYAVGSNATAARLSGLPVQRITTAAYVICGGLAALTGVLLTARLTIGQPTAHTGLELDAIAAVVLGGTSLFGGKGGVMGTFIAVLLLSVLRNLFNLLGLSSFFQMLVTGLILIAALIMNYVLDRQTKTA; this comes from the coding sequence ATGACTGACCTACTTCAGGAACCAGCCCCGCCGGCGCCGTCGGCCCCGGCCGGCACCGCGCGCACACGTCGCCAGAACATCATCGTGCGGTTCAATCTGCTGTTCATCTTCGTTGCGCTCTTCGCCGTCGCATCCGTCACCGCGCCGCAATTCCTCACGTCCCAGAACTTGGCGAACCTGTTGCAGCAGTCCAGCCTCACCGGCATCGTGGCGATCGGCATGACGGTGGTGATCCTGACCTCCGGTATCGACCTTTCGGTGGGAAGCGTTGCGGCGCTGTCCGGAATGCTGGTGGCCATCCTGATCGGATTCGGCATCGCCTGGCCGGTCGCCATGGCGCTGGCCATCCTGAGCGGGCTCGCCCTCGGCGGGATCATGGGCGGATTGAGCGCCTACCTGGCGCTGCCGGCGTTCATGGTGACGCTGGCCGGGATGCAGAGTATCCGCGGTCTGACCTTCCTGACCACCAACGGCACACCCACGACCGCAGAGATCCCGGTGGGCCTTCGGTTCCTGGGTGCCGGCTCCGTGGCCGGCATTCCGGTCGTCGGGCTGATCTTCGTGGCCACCACCGTCATCGTGGGGTTGGTTCTGCGCCGCACCACATTTGGTGAACACATCTACGCTGTCGGCAGCAACGCCACCGCGGCGCGTCTGTCTGGACTGCCGGTGCAGCGCATCACTACTGCGGCATACGTCATCTGCGGCGGACTGGCCGCGCTGACCGGAGTCCTGCTGACCGCGCGGCTGACCATCGGCCAACCCACCGCCCACACCGGCCTGGAACTGGATGCGATCGCCGCGGTCGTGTTGGGCGGCACCAGCCTGTTCGGCGGAAAAGGTGGTGTGATGGGAACCTTCATCGCCGTATTGCTGCTCTCGGTGCTGCGCAACCTGTTCAACTTGCTGGGATTGAGCTCGTTCTTCCAGATGCTGGTGACGGGGCTCATCCTGATCGCGGCGCTGATCATGAACTATGTGCTCGACCGCCAGACCAAGACCGCCTGA
- a CDS encoding sterol desaturase family protein, with protein sequence MDPLRIGLYAMPAFFVLMAVEFLSYRFEKDDDSARPRAGISWRDSATNLSIYVLGFILRPLDKFIAVPMVAIAASVTPLHLSASHWWVWVLAIVLADLAYYLQHRMSHRIRMFWAAHNVHHSSQHFNLSTAVRLSWLIPGSFLATIGYVGLALIGIPAWLVFLSQAIVLLYQFPIHTERIDRLPRAIEYVFNTPSHHRVHHGANNPYLDKNYAGIFILWDRMFGTFVAEGEPVRYGLTKNIDTHNPIKVNYHEFVAMVGDVWRARTWRGRLGYLFGPPGWSENADAATTIERKVQTVSAQAAAG encoded by the coding sequence ATGGATCCACTGCGCATCGGGCTCTACGCGATGCCTGCCTTCTTCGTCCTGATGGCGGTCGAATTCCTCAGCTACCGCTTCGAGAAGGACGACGATTCCGCCCGGCCCCGGGCCGGGATCTCCTGGCGGGACAGCGCCACGAACCTCTCGATCTATGTGCTGGGCTTCATCCTGCGACCGCTGGACAAATTCATCGCGGTGCCGATGGTCGCGATCGCCGCATCCGTGACGCCACTGCACCTCTCGGCATCGCACTGGTGGGTCTGGGTGCTGGCCATCGTGCTGGCCGACCTGGCCTACTACCTCCAACACCGGATGTCGCATCGCATCCGGATGTTCTGGGCCGCGCACAACGTGCACCACTCGAGCCAGCACTTCAACCTGTCCACGGCCGTGCGGTTGTCCTGGCTGATCCCCGGCTCGTTCCTGGCCACCATCGGTTACGTGGGGCTGGCGCTGATCGGCATCCCGGCCTGGCTGGTCTTCCTGTCCCAGGCGATCGTGCTGCTCTACCAGTTCCCGATCCACACCGAGCGCATCGACCGGTTGCCCCGCGCGATCGAGTACGTGTTCAACACGCCGTCGCACCATCGCGTGCATCACGGCGCCAACAATCCATACCTCGACAAGAACTACGCCGGCATCTTCATCCTGTGGGACCGGATGTTCGGCACCTTCGTCGCCGAGGGTGAACCGGTCCGCTATGGCCTCACCAAGAACATCGACACCCACAACCCGATCAAGGTGAACTACCACGAGTTCGTCGCCATGGTCGGCGACGTGTGGCGGGCGCGGACCTGGCGCGGCCGGCTCGGCTACCTGTTCGGCCCGCCCGGGTGGAGTGAGAACGCCGATGCCGCAACGACTATCGAGCGCAAGGTGCAGACGGTGTCGGCTCAGGCCGCGGCCGGCTAG
- the gap gene encoding type I glyceraldehyde-3-phosphate dehydrogenase has translation MTIRVGVNGFGRIGRNFYRALATQQAEGKNTDIEIVAVNDLTDNATLAHLLKFDSILGRLPQDVSLEGEDTIVIGDKKIKALEHKGALAELPWGDLGVDVVVESTGIFTARAKAQGHLDAGAKKVIISAPASDEDITIVLGVNDDKYDGSQNIISNASCTTNCLGPLAKVLNDEFGIVKGLMTTIHAYTQDQNLQDGPHKDLRRARAAAINIVPTSTGAAKAIGLVLPELKGKLDGYALRVPIPTGSVTDLTAELAKSATVDQINAAFKAAAEGPLKGILKYYDAPIVSSDIVTDPHSSLFDSGLTKVIDNQAKVVSWYDNEWGYSNRLADLVALVGKSL, from the coding sequence GTGACCATCCGGGTAGGCGTTAACGGCTTCGGCCGCATCGGGCGCAACTTCTACCGGGCCCTGGCAACGCAGCAGGCCGAGGGCAAGAACACCGACATCGAGATCGTGGCGGTCAACGACCTCACCGACAACGCCACCCTGGCTCACCTGCTGAAGTTCGATTCGATCCTGGGCCGCCTGCCGCAGGACGTCAGCCTCGAGGGCGAAGACACCATCGTCATCGGCGACAAGAAGATCAAGGCCCTCGAACATAAGGGCGCGCTGGCTGAGCTTCCATGGGGCGACCTCGGCGTCGACGTGGTTGTCGAGTCCACCGGTATCTTCACCGCCCGCGCCAAGGCGCAGGGTCACCTCGATGCCGGCGCCAAGAAGGTCATCATCTCCGCGCCGGCCAGCGATGAGGACATCACCATCGTGCTGGGCGTCAACGACGACAAGTACGACGGCAGCCAGAACATCATCTCCAACGCCTCCTGCACCACGAACTGCCTCGGCCCGCTGGCCAAGGTCCTCAACGACGAGTTCGGCATCGTCAAGGGCCTGATGACCACCATCCACGCCTACACCCAGGACCAGAACCTGCAGGACGGCCCGCACAAGGATCTGCGCCGCGCCCGCGCCGCCGCGATCAACATCGTGCCGACCTCCACCGGTGCCGCCAAGGCCATCGGCCTGGTGCTGCCAGAGCTCAAGGGCAAGCTGGACGGCTACGCCCTGCGGGTGCCGATCCCCACCGGCTCGGTCACCGACCTGACCGCCGAGCTGGCCAAGTCCGCGACGGTCGACCAGATCAACGCCGCGTTCAAGGCCGCTGCGGAAGGCCCGCTCAAGGGCATCCTCAAGTACTACGACGCACCGATCGTCTCGAGTGACATCGTCACCGATCCGCACAGCTCGCTGTTCGACTCGGGCCTGACCAAGGTCATCGACAACCAGGCCAAGGTCGTCTCCTGGTACGACAACGAGTGGGGCTACTCCAACCGCCTCGCGGACCTGGTCGCACTCGTCGGAAAGTCGCTCTAG
- a CDS encoding TetR/AcrR family transcriptional regulator, with protein sequence MADDRSAKDPAVRLTRAENQARTRAALLDAAAQTCARKGYAAASVDEIAAAAGYSVGAVYSNFSSKEQLFSELMNERASGRLDQVVQTISEDTDGGPLTALGRVLVEIADNDIEFEAIQAEFWLHAVRNPDAMQILRGRSARTLAALREILADALERNNIDDNVSVDGFAVVVLALFQGLIRQRRIDPDRVPTELFGQALTWQLAGMPKQGKR encoded by the coding sequence ATGGCTGACGATCGAAGTGCCAAGGACCCGGCGGTACGGCTGACACGAGCCGAGAATCAGGCCCGGACCCGGGCGGCGCTGCTGGACGCGGCCGCCCAGACCTGCGCCCGGAAGGGCTACGCCGCGGCGTCGGTGGATGAGATCGCCGCGGCAGCGGGGTACTCGGTCGGGGCCGTCTATTCCAACTTCTCCAGCAAGGAGCAGCTGTTCTCCGAGCTGATGAATGAACGTGCCTCCGGTCGGCTCGACCAGGTGGTGCAGACCATCTCCGAGGACACCGACGGGGGGCCGCTGACCGCCCTGGGCCGGGTGCTCGTCGAGATCGCCGACAACGACATCGAGTTCGAGGCGATCCAGGCTGAATTCTGGCTGCACGCCGTGCGCAATCCCGACGCCATGCAGATTCTGCGGGGCCGGTCGGCCCGCACGCTGGCAGCATTGCGCGAGATTCTCGCCGACGCGCTGGAGCGCAACAACATTGACGACAACGTCTCGGTGGACGGATTCGCCGTGGTGGTTCTGGCGCTGTTCCAGGGGCTGATCCGGCAGCGGCGAATCGACCCGGACCGGGTACCCACCGAACTTTTCGGCCAGGCGCTGACCTGGCAGCTGGCCGGTATGCCCAAGCAAGGCAAGAGGTAA
- the pgk gene encoding phosphoglycerate kinase — protein MAVKTLADLLAEGVEGRGVLVRSDLNVPLDYQDDNIARISDPGRIIASVPTLKALAEAGAKVVVTAHLGRPKGAPDPKLSLAPVAAELGEKLGRHVQLAGDVVGTDALARAEGLTDGDVLLLENIRFDPRETSKDDAERLALAKALAALVEGADGSPGAFVSDGFGVVHRKQASVYDIATLLPHYAGTLVDAEVKVLEQLTSSTERPYAVVLGGSKVSDKLAVIENLATKADSLIIGGGMCFTFLASQGVSVGTSLLQEEMIDTCKRLLDTYADVIHLPVDIVVADKFSADAEPETVASDRIPEGKMGLDIGPESVKRFTALLSNAKTVFWNGPMGVFEFPAFAAGTKGVAEAIIGATEKGAFSVVGGGDSAAAVRQLGLAEDGFSHISTGGGASLEYLEGKTLPGIEVLES, from the coding sequence ATGGCTGTCAAGACACTCGCCGACCTGTTGGCCGAGGGCGTTGAGGGTAGGGGCGTGTTGGTCCGCTCCGACCTGAACGTCCCCCTCGACTACCAAGATGACAACATCGCTCGAATTTCGGACCCGGGCCGCATCATCGCCTCGGTTCCGACACTGAAAGCGCTGGCCGAGGCCGGTGCCAAGGTCGTCGTCACCGCCCACCTGGGCCGCCCCAAAGGCGCCCCGGACCCCAAGTTGTCGCTGGCGCCGGTCGCCGCGGAGCTGGGGGAGAAGCTGGGCCGCCATGTGCAGCTGGCCGGCGATGTGGTCGGCACCGATGCGCTGGCTCGGGCCGAGGGCCTCACCGACGGTGACGTCCTGTTGCTGGAGAACATCCGCTTCGACCCGCGGGAGACCAGCAAGGACGACGCCGAACGGCTGGCACTGGCCAAGGCGCTTGCCGCTCTGGTCGAGGGTGCCGACGGCTCGCCGGGCGCGTTCGTCTCCGACGGCTTCGGTGTGGTGCACCGCAAGCAGGCCTCCGTGTACGACATCGCCACCCTGCTGCCGCACTACGCCGGCACGCTGGTGGACGCCGAGGTCAAGGTGCTCGAGCAACTGACCAGTTCGACCGAGCGGCCGTACGCCGTCGTGCTCGGCGGCTCGAAGGTCTCCGACAAGCTCGCGGTCATCGAGAACCTCGCCACCAAGGCCGACAGCCTCATCATCGGTGGCGGCATGTGCTTCACTTTCCTTGCCTCCCAAGGAGTTTCGGTCGGAACGTCGCTGTTGCAGGAGGAGATGATCGACACCTGCAAGCGCCTACTCGACACCTATGCCGACGTGATCCACCTTCCGGTGGACATCGTGGTGGCGGACAAGTTCTCCGCCGATGCCGAGCCGGAGACCGTGGCCTCCGACCGAATCCCCGAGGGCAAGATGGGCCTGGACATCGGACCGGAGTCGGTCAAGCGCTTCACCGCTCTGCTGTCCAATGCCAAGACCGTTTTCTGGAACGGCCCGATGGGCGTGTTCGAGTTCCCGGCCTTCGCGGCGGGTACCAAGGGTGTGGCCGAGGCGATCATCGGCGCCACCGAGAAGGGCGCGTTCAGCGTCGTCGGCGGCGGTGACTCGGCGGCTGCGGTGCGTCAGCTCGGCCTCGCCGAGGACGGTTTCTCGCATATCTCGACCGGCGGCGGGGCGTCGCTGGAATACCTTGAGGGCAAGACCCTGCCCGGTATCGAAGTACTGGAGTCGTAG
- a CDS encoding phospholipase D-like domain-containing protein has translation MTRSLIILPDDSAQPVLDAIGAATRSVRIKMFAFNHLPLLEAVVAAHRRGVDVKVMLNPERRGGETDNDVARETLQRFGIDVRASNPAFDLTHEKSMVVDDDHAFVESLNWTEENFTVTRDYAVVTPSAYEVAEIVDCFEADWAREEFDPGGGAHLIWCPTNGRHRIAEFIDTAKHTLFVQNERYQDPVIIERLVRAAHRGVKVHVMARAAHHLKSGKLLEGVSGMRILDDVGIKIHRLKHMKLHAKMILADHERAIVGSINFSPGSFDHRRELAIEVTDHHIIKRLNEVAHHDWKHSEPMDLSDDGLIADLVGQDPHELDQLALRDPDI, from the coding sequence GTGACACGTTCGCTGATCATCCTGCCCGACGACTCGGCACAGCCGGTGCTCGATGCGATCGGTGCGGCCACCCGGTCGGTGCGCATCAAGATGTTCGCCTTCAACCACCTGCCGCTGCTGGAGGCCGTGGTGGCCGCCCACCGGCGCGGTGTCGACGTCAAGGTCATGCTCAACCCCGAGCGCCGTGGCGGGGAGACCGACAACGATGTCGCGCGGGAGACGTTGCAGCGGTTCGGTATCGACGTCCGTGCCAGCAACCCCGCCTTCGACCTGACGCACGAGAAGTCCATGGTCGTCGACGATGACCATGCGTTTGTCGAGTCGCTGAACTGGACCGAGGAGAACTTCACCGTGACGCGGGACTATGCCGTCGTCACACCCAGCGCCTACGAGGTCGCCGAGATCGTCGACTGCTTCGAGGCCGACTGGGCGCGCGAGGAGTTCGATCCCGGCGGCGGGGCGCACCTGATCTGGTGCCCGACCAACGGCAGGCATCGCATCGCCGAGTTCATCGACACCGCCAAACACACGTTGTTCGTCCAGAACGAGCGCTATCAGGATCCGGTGATCATCGAGCGTCTGGTCCGCGCGGCGCACCGCGGGGTGAAGGTGCACGTCATGGCCCGCGCGGCCCACCATCTCAAGTCGGGCAAGCTCCTCGAAGGCGTCAGCGGGATGCGCATTCTGGACGACGTGGGCATCAAGATCCACCGCCTCAAGCACATGAAGCTGCACGCGAAGATGATTCTCGCCGATCACGAGCGGGCCATCGTCGGCTCGATCAACTTCTCTCCGGGCAGCTTCGACCATCGTCGTGAACTGGCGATCGAGGTGACCGACCACCACATCATCAAACGACTCAATGAGGTGGCCCATCACGACTGGAAACACTCCGAACCGATGGACCTGTCAGACGACGGACTGATCGCCGATCTGGTCGGCCAGGACCCGCACGAACTCGACCAACTCGCCCTACGCGACCCCGACATCTGA
- the secG gene encoding preprotein translocase subunit SecG, giving the protein MELALQITLVVTSVLVVLLVLLHRAKGGGLSTLFGGGVQSSLSGSTVVEKNLDRLTLFVTGIWVVSIVGVALLIKYG; this is encoded by the coding sequence ATGGAATTGGCTCTGCAGATCACTCTGGTCGTGACCAGCGTGCTGGTCGTGCTCTTGGTGTTGCTGCACCGTGCCAAAGGTGGCGGTCTGTCCACCTTGTTCGGTGGCGGTGTCCAGTCCAGCCTGTCGGGCTCGACCGTGGTCGAAAAGAACCTCGACCGGCTGACATTGTTCGTGACCGGCATCTGGGTGGTGTCGATCGTCGGCGTCGCGCTGCTGATCAAGTACGGCTAG